From Mucilaginibacter gotjawali:
CTGATGGAATATTTTTAAACGAAGCTAAAAATTGCGTCTCTGAAAGAGGTTTGAAAGAAAGCTCCGCAAAATTGTTCCCGGCTTATTCCATTATGATGACAAGCAGGGCTACTATAGGCGCTGTCGGGATCAATTCATCCATTGGCTGCACAAATCAAGGGTTTATTACTTGCATTCCAAATGATGAGTTACCCTACATCTTTCTATATTTTTGGATACTTTTTAATAAAGAAACTTTTGAAATGATGGCCAGTGGATCAACGTTTCTTGAAATCACAAAGGGAACATTTAAAAAGGTCAATATCCTTGTGCCTGAAAAAGAGATTGTGAAACAATATCATAATTTGGCTGAACCAATATTCAAACAAATAGAAAACTTGCAACAACAAAATACTCAACTCCGTCAAATCCGCGACCGCTTGCTACCTCGTTTAATCAGCGGCAAACTAAAAGTAAAAACCGAAAGAGAGGAATTAGTATGCCCATAGTTTTACATAAATTCAGGGATCACCAGGTTAATCCAAAAGCAGAGATCTTAATACTCGGTACATTTAACCCTGATATTCCGGCCGGGCCTGATTTTTTTTATGGCAGGCCCAGGAACTTTTTATGGTATTTATTGCCACAATGCTGGGGATTAGATTCGCTTAAAGAGGCTGCTCTTCTCAATAAGCAGGAGTTTATGGTAGCCCATAAAATAGACTTTGCCGATATCATCCATTCGTTGGACATTCCCGTAGGAGAAGAGAATAATGTTGATGATGATTTTATTGACGGCCACATAGAAACATGGAAGGAAATAAATGATTTGATTGATACCCTCCCAAATTTAAAGGCGATTTATTTTACCAGAAAAACATTTAACGGGATCCCCAATATGCGGGCAAGGATAAATTTAATAGCCGGTTACTGCAATCAAAAAAATATTCGATTTTGCAAGCTGGAAACCCCGGCCCGGTTTCACAGCCCGGAGAAACAACAACAATGGATAGATACAATTATTTTACAGCATACATGTTTAAGACCTTAAATTAGCTTTTCCATCACCATAAAACCGAACCGATAGCCATGGCCCGAACCTTTATAGCCAATTTCATTTCTGAAGATCAAATTGAACAGGCTATACTGGGCATTTTTACCGGTCGTTTGGGCTATCGCCATTTAAATTGTTTGCTGGCGGACTTAACGGGCCGTTCAATGGAAACCGAAGTGGTAATCGAACCGCTGTTAAGGAAAAAGCTAATTCATCTTAACCCCGCCGCGCCGGAGGCAGCGATAGACTTTGCCGTTGACCAACTCACCAAAACCAGGTTAGATCAAACCGACTTCCAGGCAAATAAGGAACTGTACTTTTTAATGCGCGACGGTGTTACAACCACCATAAAAAACACCCGGGACCGCGACGAACCGGTCACCATTAAAGTAATTGACCTGGTTGACGAATCGCAAAACGATTACCTGGTAGTGTCGCAATTATGGCTGCAGGGTTCCTATATCCGCCGCCGGCCCGACCTGATTGTTTTTGTAAACGGCCTGCCATTAATTTTTATCGAACTGAAAAATAGCACGATAGCGCTTCGCAACGCTTATGATGATAACCTCACCAATTACCGGAAGGACATTCCATTGCTGTTTCATTATAACGCGCTCTGCATTTTAAGCAATGGCCTCGAAACCAAAGTCGGCAGCTTTAATTCGGGCTATAATCATTTTTTAAACTGGTTAAGAGTTGAAAACGAAGACGAAGTACCGGATAAAGAACGGATAAAAGATTTCGCGGTAAGTTTGGATTATGCCATTTTGGGCCTTTGCGAAAAAGCCCGCCTGCTGGATTATTTCGAAAATTTCCTGCTTTATTATAACGATGTAAAAAAGATAGCGGCCAAAAATCACCAGTTTTTAGGCGTTAATAATGCCGCCCGAAATTTTGGCGCTCGCCTAAAGCATGACAAGGAAAATACCGATACCGGCAATAAAGGAAAATTGGGTGTTTTTTGGCATACCCAGGGCAGCGGCAAAAGTTACAGCATGATATTTTTTGCGCGAAAGGTATTCCGCAAATTCACCGGTAATTATACTTTTTTAATTGTTACCGACCGCGACGATCTTGACGGGCAGATCTACAAAAACTTTGTCGGCGCCGGGGCTGTTTCAAAAACCGAAAAATGCCGCCCGCAAAACAGCGAGGAATTGCGGGAACTGCTGCAAACCAACCGCCGGTATATTTTTACGCTCATTCACAAATTCCGGTTTCCGAAAGGCAAAGCCTACCCCGTATTAAGTACCCGGAACGATATTATCGTAATTGTTGATGAAGCTCATCGTACCCAGTATAAAGACCTGGCCGAAAACATGCGTACCGGTTTGCCAAATGCGCAGTATATGGCATTTACCGGCACACCCTTGTTAGGAAGCAAAAAGCTTACTAATGACTGGTTCGGCGAAAATGTATCCGAATATAATTTTAAACAGAGTATTGAGGATGGGGCAACGGTGCCATTATTTTATCATAAACGCGTACCTGAAGTATTGCTGCAAAACGACGACCTGGACGATGACCTGGCAGAAATAGTTAGCGACGAAAACTTGTCAGATGCTGACCAGCAACGACTGGAGAACGAGTTTGGCCAGGAAATGGCCATTTTAAAGAGCGATGACCGGCTGGAAACCATTGCTAAAGACATTGTATTTCATTTTCCGCGTCGCGGCTATTTGGGTAAAGGAATGGTGATCACATTCGATAAGTTTACCGCTGTTAAAATGTACGACAAAGTAAAACGGCTTTGGGATGAAGAAAAACGGGCTATCCAATCCCAAATAAACTCTTCTATCACACAAAAGGAAAAAGAAGCCTTGCGGAAAACTTTGGAATGGATGCGCAAGGCGGATATGGCGGTTATTATAAGCGAAGAGGCGGGGGAAGAAGAAAAGTTTGAAAAAAATGGCTTAGATATCCGTATACATCGCAAACGAATGCTGACAGCGGATGATAACGGGAAGGACCTTGAGGATAAATTTAAAGAACCAACTGATCCGCTGCAATTGGTTTTTGTATGCAGCATGTGGCTAACCGGGTTTGATGCAGAAACAGTGTCGACACTGTATATTGATAAGCCAATGAAAGACCATACCCTGATGCAAACTATTGCAAGGGCCAACCGCGTAACAGATTTTGAAATAAACGGCAAACCCAAAAAGAACGGTTTGATTGTTGATTATTATAATGTTTTCAAAAACCTCCGGGAAGCTTTTGCTTCCTATGGCGGCGGTAAAATAGGTGGTGGCGAGCGGCCGGATGAAGATGCACCGGTAAAGGAAAAAGACCAGTTATATGTTTTGTTGCAGGATGCCATCGATCAATGCGATCAGTATTGTAAAAATATCGACATCAATTTAAAAACCATTACAGAATCGGAAATAATCTTCGGTAAGCTGGGCATGTTTGATCAGTTTGCCGATATCATTCTGGCAAACGACGATCAGAAAAAACAATTCATTGTTTACGATAACACTATTGATGCGCTTTACCAGGCTTGCCTGCCGGAAATTCTTGGGAGAAGAAAAGACTTCCCTTTGGTTGCGGTAATCAGCTATCTGCGGCAGATTATTGACGGCAAAAACCAACGGAATGACCTTGATAGCGCAAAACGAAGAATTAGCCAACTGCTGGATGAAAGTATTGTGGCAAGTGATGAGTTTAAAAATTCAAAAGATACCATTTCGGAGCCGAGCTACAATATTAAAGCCTGGCGGCAAATAGACCTTAGCAAACTTGACGTAGATAAACTTAAAGAAGAATTTAAAGAAGCGCCTTATAAGCATATTGAGATTGCCGACCTGCGGGCCTTTATATCAAATAAACTGGAACAAATGATGTCCAAAAACATCACCCGCACCAGCTTTGCGCAAAAACTTCAGCAGATCATTGACCGTTATAATTCCGGCGGGTCAATAACAGAAGACTACTTTAACGACCTGGTTGATTTTGTAGGCCAGCTAAAAGCAGAAGAATTGAGAGCTGCAAGAGAAGGCCTGTCAGAAAAGGAATTGGAAATTTTTGACCTTTTGAAAAAGGAAAATTTAACCAAAGAGGAAGATCAAAAAGTAAAACTTGCTGCCAAAAGCCTGTTACATCGCCTATACGAAGAAAAACCTACTGTATTATTACAGGATTGGCATAAAGACTTACAGTCGCAACTAAAGGTAAAATTGGTAATACAAGATATATTAGACAAAAACCTGCCCGAAACCTATGACAAAAACGTGTACGATACCAAATGCAATATTGTATTCAATCACCTATTTGTGCAAGCGGCAAACGGCGGAAGAGCGGTAGCGTAATATGCAATCTCACTATCGCCCCTCCGCGAGTTTAGCGGAGCGTAACTCGTGGTTTGCATTACCGCGGTTTTCAACTGCACCTTGCTTTCCGGTTAGCGAAGGGCGGCGTATACAATTATAACTAAGTTTGGCCCTGACGGCGTTTAGGAGCGGTTGAAAACCGCAGCCATGCAGTACCACGGGTTAGAAACCCGCGGCAGCGGGAAGGATGAACAATATGGAAAAGACGTTGTCATTTCGATCCGCCTGTAGGGGTTCAAAATTTTGAACC
This genomic window contains:
- a CDS encoding type I restriction endonuclease subunit R, whose product is MARTFIANFISEDQIEQAILGIFTGRLGYRHLNCLLADLTGRSMETEVVIEPLLRKKLIHLNPAAPEAAIDFAVDQLTKTRLDQTDFQANKELYFLMRDGVTTTIKNTRDRDEPVTIKVIDLVDESQNDYLVVSQLWLQGSYIRRRPDLIVFVNGLPLIFIELKNSTIALRNAYDDNLTNYRKDIPLLFHYNALCILSNGLETKVGSFNSGYNHFLNWLRVENEDEVPDKERIKDFAVSLDYAILGLCEKARLLDYFENFLLYYNDVKKIAAKNHQFLGVNNAARNFGARLKHDKENTDTGNKGKLGVFWHTQGSGKSYSMIFFARKVFRKFTGNYTFLIVTDRDDLDGQIYKNFVGAGAVSKTEKCRPQNSEELRELLQTNRRYIFTLIHKFRFPKGKAYPVLSTRNDIIVIVDEAHRTQYKDLAENMRTGLPNAQYMAFTGTPLLGSKKLTNDWFGENVSEYNFKQSIEDGATVPLFYHKRVPEVLLQNDDLDDDLAEIVSDENLSDADQQRLENEFGQEMAILKSDDRLETIAKDIVFHFPRRGYLGKGMVITFDKFTAVKMYDKVKRLWDEEKRAIQSQINSSITQKEKEALRKTLEWMRKADMAVIISEEAGEEEKFEKNGLDIRIHRKRMLTADDNGKDLEDKFKEPTDPLQLVFVCSMWLTGFDAETVSTLYIDKPMKDHTLMQTIARANRVTDFEINGKPKKNGLIVDYYNVFKNLREAFASYGGGKIGGGERPDEDAPVKEKDQLYVLLQDAIDQCDQYCKNIDINLKTITESEIIFGKLGMFDQFADIILANDDQKKQFIVYDNTIDALYQACLPEILGRRKDFPLVAVISYLRQIIDGKNQRNDLDSAKRRISQLLDESIVASDEFKNSKDTISEPSYNIKAWRQIDLSKLDVDKLKEEFKEAPYKHIEIADLRAFISNKLEQMMSKNITRTSFAQKLQQIIDRYNSGGSITEDYFNDLVDFVGQLKAEELRAAREGLSEKELEIFDLLKKENLTKEEDQKVKLAAKSLLHRLYEEKPTVLLQDWHKDLQSQLKVKLVIQDILDKNLPETYDKNVYDTKCNIVFNHLFVQAANGGRAVA
- a CDS encoding uracil-DNA glycosylase family protein, which gives rise to MPIVLHKFRDHQVNPKAEILILGTFNPDIPAGPDFFYGRPRNFLWYLLPQCWGLDSLKEAALLNKQEFMVAHKIDFADIIHSLDIPVGEENNVDDDFIDGHIETWKEINDLIDTLPNLKAIYFTRKTFNGIPNMRARINLIAGYCNQKNIRFCKLETPARFHSPEKQQQWIDTIILQHTCLRP